A single Bacillus sp. HMF5848 DNA region contains:
- a CDS encoding CDP-alcohol phosphatidyltransferase family protein codes for MLDTKARHLVQPGIERTARMLLKVGLTADHVTTIAFVIGASSGIFIYLDLPFWALFVLWFSGFLDAVDGTMARLTKPSSFGTVLDVSYDRLVEISVILGLAFRFPDAMWALLLLSVSIIYAMTIFLTVGAVSEKNGVKSFYYQPGLAERTEGFVLFSLMIIFTDFLVPITLLFLAVEIFTSLQRLNEARKILKA; via the coding sequence ATGTTAGATACAAAAGCGCGTCACTTAGTGCAACCTGGAATAGAGCGCACTGCTCGCATGCTTCTCAAAGTAGGATTAACAGCAGACCATGTTACGACTATTGCCTTCGTTATTGGTGCATCATCAGGGATATTTATTTATCTTGATCTTCCATTTTGGGCCTTATTTGTACTATGGTTCTCTGGATTTCTAGATGCAGTGGATGGAACTATGGCCCGACTTACAAAGCCATCTTCATTTGGAACGGTTCTTGATGTTAGCTATGATAGACTTGTTGAAATAAGCGTGATTTTAGGTTTAGCGTTTCGATTCCCAGACGCAATGTGGGCTCTGTTACTATTAAGTGTTTCTATTATATACGCGATGACGATTTTTTTAACAGTAGGAGCAGTGTCTGAAAAGAATGGTGTTAAATCATTTTATTATCAACCAGGGCTGGCTGAGCGTACAGAAGGCTTTGTGTTGTTTTCACTAATGATTATCTTTACAGATTTTTTAGTTCCAATTACATTACTATTTTTAGCAGTAGAGATTTTCACATCGCTACAGCGTTTAAATGAAGCTAGAAAAATCCTAAAAGCATAG
- a CDS encoding ABC transporter permease, producing MRIKKICQVTLTILFFILFVAPVLLLAAKSIGTGWVWPLVLPTEWDFRAWNVIVSDPQVIQSINTTVILGALVVIFNILLALPTAFSLSRYHFRGKSFIEAFLLMPILIPVLAIAMGIHFTMIKLGLADNMLGVLIIHMLPTLPYSIRMLKAGFDRLDTSWSEQASTLGASKRDQLLSVTIPLLLPSLKSTALLVFVISLSQYVLTAIIGGGNVTTLSMLYYPYFNSADEAIIASFSVVFALLPLLFLLVLEVLAQLYVKAMTRA from the coding sequence TTGAGAATAAAAAAAATATGTCAAGTGACACTAACAATTCTATTCTTCATACTGTTTGTAGCACCGGTTCTTTTATTGGCCGCAAAAAGCATAGGAACGGGTTGGGTATGGCCGCTTGTTCTTCCAACTGAATGGGATTTTAGGGCTTGGAATGTCATTGTTTCGGATCCACAAGTTATTCAATCTATCAATACAACAGTCATATTAGGTGCTTTAGTGGTTATATTTAATATTTTACTTGCTTTACCAACTGCTTTTAGCTTAAGTCGCTATCATTTTCGGGGTAAATCATTTATTGAGGCATTTCTCCTCATGCCAATTCTTATTCCTGTATTAGCCATTGCTATGGGGATTCATTTTACAATGATTAAGTTAGGTCTAGCAGATAATATGCTTGGTGTACTAATCATTCATATGCTCCCGACATTGCCGTATTCTATAAGGATGCTGAAAGCAGGCTTTGATCGTCTAGATACATCATGGAGTGAACAAGCGTCAACTTTAGGAGCAAGCAAACGAGATCAGCTTTTATCAGTGACAATTCCATTATTACTGCCGAGTTTAAAAAGTACGGCATTACTAGTGTTTGTAATATCATTAAGTCAATATGTCTTAACAGCTATCATCGGGGGAGGTAATGTAACAACACTATCGATGTTATATTATCCGTATTTTAATAGCGCTGATGAAGCGATAATAGCAAGTTTTTCAGTTGTGTTTGCTTTATTACCTTTATTATTTTTACTTGTCCTAGAGGTTTTAGCGCAATTGTATGTGAAGGCTATGACGAGAGCTTAA
- a CDS encoding SDR family oxidoreductase, with protein MKRVIITGAGSGLGKELALLYANHDYEVILVGRSLQKLKDVQTEIGANAYTVVCDITNYHNVQHTIQSLLEKHQSIDMLINNAGVGYFGPLETYSLEEMNTIIDTNVKGTIFMTQACLSFFKKQQKGTILNIISTAGLKGKVNESVYVASKFAVRGFTESLQKEYAESPLHITAVYMGGMNTPFWLNSHHISDQSRLKNPAAVAQTIYNQNDGRLEIII; from the coding sequence ATGAAACGAGTTATAATCACAGGTGCAGGATCCGGACTAGGGAAAGAGCTTGCTCTGTTGTATGCCAATCACGATTATGAAGTAATATTAGTAGGGAGATCCTTACAAAAGCTAAAGGACGTACAGACTGAAATCGGAGCAAACGCTTATACTGTTGTTTGTGATATTACAAATTATCATAATGTACAGCACACGATACAATCGTTACTAGAAAAGCATCAATCGATAGACATGCTAATAAATAATGCTGGTGTCGGCTACTTCGGTCCACTTGAGACTTACAGTTTAGAAGAAATGAACACCATCATTGATACGAATGTTAAAGGTACTATTTTTATGACACAAGCATGTTTATCATTTTTCAAAAAACAACAAAAGGGAACAATCCTCAATATTATTTCAACAGCAGGACTCAAAGGCAAAGTAAACGAATCTGTGTATGTTGCAAGTAAATTCGCTGTCCGTGGATTTACAGAAAGTCTGCAAAAAGAGTATGCAGAATCACCACTACATATTACAGCCGTATATATGGGTGGCATGAATACACCTTTTTGGCTAAACAGTCACCACATCTCAGATCAAAGCCGCCTTAAAAATCCTGCTGCTGTTGCCCAAACTATTTATAATCAAAATGATGGGCGTCTTGAAATAATTATTTAG
- a CDS encoding PH domain-containing protein, which yields MADVYAKIVGLSEVHEDDGLEIYDFLLLEDEEVLLSYKSIRDRLVITDSKLIIINVQGLTGKKKEYMVIPFSKISAFSVESAGSFDLDAELKIYASGINQLELQLTKHTDVRPLAALLSQAIS from the coding sequence ATGGCAGATGTGTATGCAAAAATCGTAGGTTTATCTGAAGTACATGAAGATGATGGTCTTGAAATTTATGACTTTCTTTTACTTGAAGATGAGGAAGTTCTTTTATCATATAAATCAATTCGTGACCGTTTAGTTATAACAGACTCAAAGCTTATCATTATAAACGTCCAAGGGTTAACGGGTAAAAAGAAGGAATATATGGTCATTCCGTTTTCGAAAATCTCAGCCTTCTCTGTTGAAAGCGCAGGTTCATTTGATTTAGATGCCGAGTTAAAAATATATGCATCAGGCATTAATCAATTAGAGCTGCAGCTAACAAAACATACAGATGTCCGTCCACTTGCAGCTCTATTAAGTCAAGCAATAAGCTAA
- the pepF gene encoding oligoendopeptidase F, with product MSKRLTRQEVPTELTWKLEDLFMSDEAWETELTAIQQDIATVTKYKGTFGEGPQQLLQCLVARDEVAERMIRAYTYANLQNSGDGTDPTYQGNVSQAASMYATISAKLSFIESEILALPDGTVEGYIEAEPGLKQFSKTLKDILANKPYTLTPETEEVLAALGEVHGAPYVIYNRSKLSDMQFDSFKDGKGEVLSNSFALYEDRYEISEDTTVRRNAYESFIKTLQQYKNTFAATYATEVKKQVTLSRLRNYESVTHMLLHPQQVTQDMYNNQLDVIFNELAPFMRRFADLKKRVLGLETLKFCDLKAPLDPEFNPKTTYEEASEVILEALKVMGPEYSAIMEKGLSERWVDLADNVGKATGAFCASPYGAHPYILITWTDSMRGAFILAHELGHAGHFYLANKHQRVSNTRPSTYFVEAPSTMNELILGHHILNKTNDARMKRWVLLQFIGTYYHNFVTHLLEGEFQRRVYEAAENGKALTATSLSAMKAAVLKEFWGDSVEIDEGASLTWMRQPHYYMGLYPYTYSAGLTASTAVHQMMLEEGQPVVDRWLEVLKAGGTLKPLELMSKAGVDMSEPDAIRKAVTYVGSLIEDLEKSFA from the coding sequence ATGTCAAAAAGACTCACACGTCAAGAAGTACCTACAGAACTAACATGGAAGCTAGAGGATTTATTCATGTCCGATGAAGCATGGGAGACTGAACTTACGGCTATTCAGCAGGATATTGCAACTGTCACTAAATATAAAGGAACGTTCGGAGAAGGACCACAGCAGTTGCTTCAGTGCTTAGTCGCTCGAGATGAAGTAGCAGAGAGAATGATTCGCGCGTATACATATGCAAACTTACAAAATTCTGGTGATGGCACAGATCCTACTTATCAAGGCAACGTTTCACAAGCTGCATCTATGTACGCAACAATTAGCGCAAAGCTGTCCTTTATTGAATCGGAAATTCTAGCGCTCCCAGATGGTACAGTAGAGGGGTATATAGAGGCAGAGCCGGGGTTAAAACAGTTTAGTAAAACATTAAAAGATATTCTTGCTAACAAACCATATACATTAACGCCAGAGACGGAAGAAGTATTAGCTGCGCTTGGAGAGGTGCATGGAGCACCGTATGTCATTTATAACCGTAGCAAGCTATCTGACATGCAATTTGACTCCTTTAAAGACGGCAAAGGTGAGGTGCTGTCTAACTCTTTTGCGTTATATGAAGATCGCTATGAAATTTCAGAGGATACAACTGTGCGACGCAACGCTTATGAATCATTTATCAAAACACTTCAGCAATATAAAAATACGTTTGCTGCGACATACGCTACAGAAGTTAAAAAACAAGTAACATTATCACGCTTGAGAAACTATGAATCTGTCACACACATGCTTTTGCACCCACAACAAGTGACGCAGGACATGTATAACAATCAGCTTGATGTAATTTTTAATGAGTTGGCACCATTTATGAGGCGCTTTGCGGATTTAAAAAAACGTGTGTTAGGTCTTGAAACGTTGAAGTTTTGTGATCTAAAAGCTCCGCTAGACCCGGAATTCAATCCAAAAACAACGTATGAAGAGGCCTCCGAGGTAATTTTAGAAGCATTAAAAGTAATGGGACCTGAATACTCCGCTATTATGGAAAAAGGATTATCCGAGCGCTGGGTTGACCTTGCCGATAACGTAGGAAAAGCAACAGGAGCTTTTTGTGCAAGTCCTTATGGCGCCCATCCATATATTTTAATAACTTGGACTGATTCTATGCGAGGGGCCTTTATTTTAGCTCACGAATTAGGACATGCTGGTCACTTTTATTTAGCGAATAAGCATCAGCGCGTGTCTAATACGCGTCCTTCGACATACTTTGTAGAAGCACCATCTACGATGAACGAGCTTATTTTAGGTCATCATATTTTAAACAAAACAAACGATGCTCGCATGAAGCGTTGGGTATTACTGCAATTCATCGGCACATATTATCACAACTTTGTGACTCACTTACTTGAAGGAGAATTCCAACGTAGAGTGTATGAGGCTGCAGAAAACGGCAAAGCACTCACTGCGACTTCATTAAGTGCCATGAAAGCGGCTGTATTAAAAGAATTCTGGGGCGATTCAGTCGAGATTGATGAAGGCGCTAGCCTCACATGGATGCGTCAGCCTCATTACTATATGGGCTTATATCCGTACACATATTCAGCAGGGCTAACAGCCTCCACTGCTGTCCACCAAATGATGCTGGAAGAGGGGCAGCCGGTTGTAGACAGATGGCTAGAAGTTTTAAAAGCTGGAGGTACATTGAAGCCGCTTGAACTAATGAGTAAGGCTGGCGTTGATATGTCAGAACCAGATGCTATTCGCAAAGCCGTAACATACGTCGGCTCGCTGATCGAGGATTTAGAGAAAAGCTTTGCATAA
- a CDS encoding ABC transporter ATP-binding protein, which yields MAFIKISNLTKTLSNQTIFTNLNMSVSQGDIISLVGPSGCGKTTFLRSIAGLEQVTGGQLLLEGQDITYTKTEKRPIVLMFQQPLLFPHMTILQNITFGLKYQKHRLPKRERLASGLRMLEKIGLSDYGSRYPHQLSGGQQQRVALARALVMNPALLLLDEPFSSLDPNLRSALRTWVRDFLKKEGVTAIFVTHDREEAMSIGDQVVVMKDGMFQQIGAPNTVYQQPVNREVAALFSEGLIIEKGFIAANKISLSQKGLNKNASSHIHGACVEEKFLKYGQMFYKVHLKEIDQRVVIMSQDEFTEGSKVFVIYDSKDIQLFNHTSPTNKVEMK from the coding sequence ATGGCATTTATAAAAATATCAAACTTAACAAAGACATTATCGAATCAAACGATTTTTACAAATCTTAACATGTCTGTATCACAAGGAGATATCATAAGTCTAGTAGGTCCGTCGGGTTGTGGGAAGACGACTTTTCTACGTAGTATAGCAGGTCTTGAACAAGTTACGGGTGGACAGCTTCTCCTTGAAGGGCAAGATATCACATATACGAAAACGGAAAAAAGGCCCATCGTTTTAATGTTTCAACAACCGCTTTTGTTTCCTCACATGACGATTTTGCAAAATATTACGTTTGGCCTTAAATATCAGAAGCATCGTTTACCAAAAAGAGAACGTCTTGCTAGTGGCTTGAGAATGTTAGAGAAAATAGGGTTATCTGACTACGGCTCTAGATACCCTCATCAGTTATCTGGCGGACAGCAGCAACGAGTAGCATTAGCAAGAGCGTTAGTTATGAATCCGGCTTTGTTACTTCTAGATGAGCCTTTTAGTAGTCTAGATCCTAATTTACGTTCAGCACTGCGTACATGGGTAAGGGACTTTTTAAAAAAAGAAGGTGTTACAGCTATATTTGTTACACATGACCGTGAAGAAGCAATGAGCATAGGTGATCAAGTAGTGGTCATGAAGGATGGTATGTTTCAGCAAATAGGAGCCCCAAATACGGTGTATCAACAGCCAGTCAATCGAGAGGTAGCGGCATTATTTTCTGAAGGGTTGATTATTGAAAAGGGCTTTATTGCGGCAAATAAAATCTCGCTTTCGCAAAAAGGCTTGAATAAGAATGCCAGTAGTCATATTCATGGAGCTTGTGTGGAAGAGAAATTTTTAAAGTACGGACAAATGTTTTACAAGGTACACTTGAAGGAAATAGACCAACGTGTTGTGATTATGAGCCAGGATGAGTTTACTGAAGGCTCTAAAGTGTTTGTTATCTACGATAGTAAGGATATACAACTATTTAATCATACCTCACCTACTAACAAAGTAGAAATGAAGTAA
- a CDS encoding helical backbone metal receptor: protein MKKQMVDAVGRQFSYAYPPTRIVSLVPGITETLFALGLEEQVVGRTRFCKFPIDKVEKVPAISGTKDINIDRIRALKPDLIIAEKEENTKDIVETLEKEFPVYVAEIQSVNSALDTIEQLGFILNVRDKAAQLVCSIREQFHELGKVSRKRVAYFIWRKPYMVAGRDTYINSVLTMLGYENVFTDRDSRYPAVDVKDIQLARVDYIFLASEPFPFSEKHKKELQDIVPDVPVVLVDGEMFWSGAKMLEAAKYFKNLQKTCP from the coding sequence TTGAAAAAACAAATGGTTGATGCGGTTGGTCGTCAATTTAGCTACGCATACCCACCGACGCGTATTGTATCGCTCGTCCCAGGCATTACAGAAACGTTGTTTGCCCTTGGTTTAGAGGAGCAAGTTGTCGGAAGAACAAGATTTTGTAAATTTCCTATTGATAAAGTAGAGAAGGTCCCTGCTATTAGTGGTACGAAAGATATAAACATAGATCGTATTCGCGCGTTGAAGCCCGACCTCATTATAGCGGAGAAAGAGGAAAATACAAAAGATATTGTTGAGACATTAGAAAAAGAGTTCCCCGTGTATGTAGCTGAAATTCAAAGTGTAAACTCTGCCCTCGATACAATTGAGCAGCTAGGGTTTATATTGAATGTAAGAGACAAAGCCGCACAACTAGTATGTAGTATTCGTGAGCAGTTTCATGAACTTGGAAAAGTGTCTAGGAAACGAGTTGCATACTTCATATGGAGAAAACCATATATGGTTGCTGGTCGCGATACGTATATTAATTCTGTTTTAACGATGCTTGGCTATGAAAATGTATTCACAGATAGGGATAGTAGGTATCCAGCTGTTGACGTAAAGGACATTCAATTAGCCAGAGTAGATTATATTTTTCTTGCGAGTGAGCCTTTTCCGTTCTCAGAGAAGCATAAAAAGGAGTTGCAGGATATTGTTCCTGATGTTCCCGTTGTTTTAGTTGATGGCGAAATGTTTTGGTCCGGAGCAAAAATGCTAGAAGCAGCGAAATATTTTAAAAATCTGCAGAAGACTTGTCCGTGA